The Dreissena polymorpha isolate Duluth1 chromosome 2, UMN_Dpol_1.0, whole genome shotgun sequence nucleotide sequence ctcatcagggtctgcgctgtatgctaacaggaatttctgtaagaaatattctaaatatagaattaaatatactaggcatccctaattttggaaatcaattggtccaatttagaaggatgggagagtccactaggcataaatggtttagtAAAGAGAAAACACGGATCTTCGCCAATAAGGCATGCATGTCATTTCCACTTGTATTGAGTAATACAAtagagcctcgctctgtgaaaaaggggtttaatgcaaatgcgtaaattgtcttccaagattagcctatgccgtccgcacaggcttatcagggacgacattttccacctgaactagatttttgctaagaagagactttcttgaaacgaaaaatatcataaaagcggaaagcgtcgtccctgattagcctctgcagaatgcacagtctaatctgtgaCGAtattgacgcacatgcattaaaatccttcacagagcacggcacattataattatataatttggcAATGGGTTATATCTAAGAGATTATACACTTGCAACACATTCAGAAGGTGGTACAGAGCATCGCTAAAATGGCGTCGTTTGTTCATTTTTCCATTCGTGACCTTAATTCTGAACATTCATTTATCTGATATCTGACACAAAAAGAAACATCTGTAACAAGCAAAAATTGTGTAAAAATTGATGAAAACCATgaaataattattcaattaaactgTTTCAGAGTATGACTTGATTCAACCGTTCCACACTGGAAAGTCGCATTACCGGTATTATAAACATAATGTATTTccaaacaaatgcataatattcatgccccccttcgaagaagatggggtatattgttttgctcatgtcggtccgtcggtaggtcggtccgtccgtctgtccaccagatggtttccggatgataactcaaaaacgattaggcctatgatcatgaaacttaataggtacattgatcatgactgggcAGATGactcccctattgattttcaggtcattaggtcaaaggtcaaggtcacagtaattcattaattgtgtttgtccAAAACTGTCACCTTGGTTAAGTTTTTGCAaatctaaaatggtttccggatgataactcaagaatgcttacgcctaggatcatgaaactttcataggtacattgatcatgactggcagatgacccctattgattttcaggttcactatgtcaaggtcaaggtcacagtgactcgaacagtaaaatggttacctgatgataactcaagaataataaggcctaggattcattgaaacttcataggtacattgatcatgactggcagatgactcctatcgattttcaagtcactaggtcaaaggtcaaggtcacagtgacacaaaacgtattcactgaatagctgccactacaactgacagcccatatggggggcatgcatgttttacaaacagccctgtTATGATATTCGTTGGTTGAAACATGTACCATTTTATAAGTATTACTTTTCTTGTCCCTATCGTCGCGTTCGACAACCATGCTCCCATAAAGCGGACTGTTGCTAGTGAAAATTGCGTCAGTCAAACAAACGACATTATCATCTTATTCAACTAAGATTATCTTAACTACAACAGTTGTCATCGATTAACTTAGACACTGggacttatttaaaaataaaaagtttatattGCAAATTTGGCTGATCccttataataaataaacaaatgtactGTAGTCTTAAAACATAAATTCTAGTATTTGTCCATTTGGGTTTAGATGCGACCAATATACCCATTCTTGCCAAGAGTGCGAGGAGGATAACATTAATAATGAAACATGCCGAGAGACTTATGGCTTTGTTGCTAATGTTTTCTTCGAATATTGACGGGAGCCCATCACTTCCCTACCGTTCTCTGGCATGCGCCACAGAAGTGAGCACAGGGAGGGCTAAGGTCAATGTTTGCCTGGGTATCTTACAGCTGCATTGTGAACGGGTATTATACCGTTTTGCGCCTTAATACGTAGCGATCAGCGCAATTTAATCGCGGAAGTCCGGCGCTGTGGTGAAAATAAACAGGTGTATAAATTATGGTTATCAATTTGAGTATGCTATATGAAAGCCACTAaaccaaattgcattaaatactGTGCTCGTTTTCATCAATCCATTTTTAGACTTAAAAATAAAGATTACTGTATGCAATAGAAATACGTCAGAGTTTACATGTATACAGGCTTAACATGGGGCTTTtatcataaacatattattcGAAACAAtgtaaaattgattaaatgtgtGAACTGCAATGCTTAACATGACTTTCAAGTAATTttagtacattttattttaagaatattctttattttcagACTTATAAGAATCGGTTGATTTATACGGGCCCCGGGTGTATTACTAGGTTAAgtcgttaaataaatattagtgtGTACGGTTTGTATCGTTTAATGTGTTCATAGACAATAGCAAGCAAAATAAACGACGTTATTTTCTATAAAATTGGaaatacattaatacaaataaatttaaattaaggcGGTCGTGCCCTCTGAGCATGGGCTGTAGTTGCCTAACAGCAAGCCGAACGAATAAGGGCGCCTTGCACAACATTAAAATCCTTTCAAGTTGAATAAACATCTCGCGGGATAACATCGGAGAATCTCAATGAAACTTTGCCCACAGACAGCAATCTGTCAGTCTGATACTTATCACCAAAATCTAAACAATTGTGTTTTAATTGGAGTTAATAACCAATACACGGCACGCGCCGACTGCGTTATTAACCTCGCCCCATTTGCACAGACAGCCACGTGGTCAATATCGGATGCGTGAAAACAGATCCGGACGAGGATAAACTAACTTAATTGATTAACGgttgcatttttatatcatttttatttgtttacggGCATGATTAATAGTGATGGAGTGTTTCGCAACAACGTGTCACCGCGTGACCAACGCGCGTGCGTTAACGCTTGATGGTTGCACGTAAGGTCGACGCCGCGTGCGAAAGGGCATGATAACACTGCACCGTATGGGTGAACACCTTTAACCTTATCTATAAAAGGGCCCCCACCACACTCCCGTAAATAATCAACACATTAACTTTACTTAAAGTATTAATTATGTCCGTATTTTGAAGAATACTGAATTTAAGTTATTGGCAGACTCAAATAATGTTGCTCAAATTCAGTGTTGAGTCAAACCCAAACTGTTTGATGCAAGATGACATGAAATAAAAATGAGTATTATCTACAGCTCGCCTTTAGTATAAAGCTTAAGAGACATCTTATCATATAGTTAAACATTCAGATCACCGTCATGCAACTCGGTTAGAAAATACTGTAAGGTTGTAAACAACCAAATAACAAAACGTTGTTGTGTATGTCTATCAAAACTCAATAAGATAGACAAGTTTAGCATGGTATGCTAGTAACTAATTTCGAAACGGCTGTAAAAGGCCATATAAAAATGTTTCGTTGTGTATCTATCACAAATCAAAAAAGGCATACACGTTGAGATTCATATTAAAACTCTTTATGAGAAAATTCTGAAGGTTGAGTCATACTATTAACTTATGTATGTTCGTGATACTGAGTCCGATATCataaatcaattttaatttaaactttgGATCTATAACATGTCAATATTCTTTTAAAAGTTATGCATACATTGCAATTTTACTCTTTTATTTGTATAACTAAGAAATACTTTTTCGCGCCAATATTTAGATACAACATAAACATCGTATCACTTACCTCCAGAAAGTGACAGCGTCTTTGATTTGCGGCCGATAGCGTAATGCAGCTGACATATGCGTGAAAATTATTTACGTATGAACTACTGCGCGCATTCGCTGACAAGTGTACAAATtgattatttgttttcttttgtttaaaatgcaaagAATTTACGGTAAATTTGTCATTCGAAGAATGTTATCTCACGTGCTGATGAAGTTGagtaatttgattatttatgttgCAGTTTATTGATTAATCTTTCTGTCAATTATTCACGGATGACATTACATTACCGCAATTTTATTTGAATCAGCAACCTATGCACGTTATTAAGTCCCTTGTTGGAATAACCTTTCAAAAGACACCTACTAATCAAatcttatttatttttgcatattgccattaaaataaaaaacattttattttcaaaatgttaagaTCTGTGCACCTACCCTGTCCGATACGTGCTATTATTTTCATGCATGTAATATTAATGCTTATGTTATATATCTATTGGTATTTGTTGCACAGTTTGAAATCCAACATAACGTACTTTATATATGTATTGCAGCAAACTTTCTTATATGTATaagcaatacaaaaatatacaaaacatagcGAAATTATATAATCGCCGCATTCACTGTGCGTCAACTGTATTAAACGGCGATGGGTGAGTAGTCTTCAATGGAGTCAATGGGCCGTAATGTAAAATGGGTCAAAGGATAATAAATTTCTCCGGCAAGACACGGATCTAAAAATTTAGTGAGGGTTTGTATCCCAATTACGTCAAGTAATATATTTACGATTGGGGTAAATGTTAGTCTTTAATCGTAAATCTCAGATCACTTGTAAAATAGTGAAGTTTCAACTCGACGCGTATGACTGAACGAGAGGCAGGGCGTAGCGAAATGACGACCGGAAAGTATCAGCCGGTTTACATGGGCATTACATCGATGGTATTTCTCCCTTATTAGATACACATGTTAAAAATTCATATTGCATCTGTATATTCGGCATAATTTTTCCTGTTATGATGAaagatttattatattatattgtattgtatttattgtctTATCATTCATGCAAAAGTAAAACGTACATGCGACAGCTATCGTTTTAGTAATTTTCATTAAGCATGCTAGAAGTCTTGTTGAACATTTCAACTCCAAATTGGCTACGCTCGTGGCGGTTTTTAAATTGTGGTTTTAAAAATACCTCTTATGAAGAGTTAATATAAACAGCGATCGCGCGTGATGTCGCGTGCTGTCAGTGTCACACTGATGACGTTAATTTAATGCTAAGCTTAAATAGTGATAGTCAATATAAAGGTTGGTAAGTCTAATACTGAGCTCAAAAAAGGAGAGTCAATCTGAACGTACAATTCATCACCATTTAAATCTGCATCATTATGATTAATTTTATCGTTCTTCGTCACACCGACTGCGATTTTTcttttacttgaaataaaaaaagacgGATTTGAATGGGGCAATTTTCTGTTGATAATGGATACCGACCAATACATAAATTCATCGATTTGTTCCTCGGTCGTATATTTTTTCCATAAAAGATTTCAAATAAGATTCTTAATTGTTGGCATACAAGCTTAATTTGGCGCAAATGTTATGGTCTGTCCAAGTCGAGATCTTCGTGGTTGTTTATATTTTCTATAATTCTACACATATATGATACTTAAACCCGATATATACTATAGTGGTGATGGTTCAGGGTCTTTAATATATactgcgtcatgcaaaaatgggtattGAGGTCATGTAAAGCAAATGTAACTGCAGGCCAGCCTGCgcagtatggtcaggagctacaccGTCCGTAATAAAGTCACACACAGATGCGCTGTCTGGTCAGAATTCCTTACCGCATgtagcataagacccattttcgcatggcgaGGGGCATATCTATGTTTCTAAAGTTTTTAAAATTAGTCTTGCATTTATGCTCGTCTATTGCTCATTGGATTATTACTACTCGCATGGCTTTTTATTACGGAAATGTGATTGTTGATGATTGATGATTTTATTAATTGTTGTCGAATTTTGCAGTTCTTATTATTGTTGACGAAATGTTATTGTTTCTCATTCTGTATCCGTTGCACACCTTGCTTTGCGGTTAACAATACGGTATAACGACACAATACAAAGTTTGGCTATGTTTTAATATTCAGGTATAAAAACTTAATAGCTTTAATGACAAATATAGTACACttcttataaacaaatatattacaaaatattttacaaaatgtacatacaaTCCAAAAGGCACACAAATAAATATGAGCATAACGTCGGTAGCTGCATCAGTGTATATGTAAATGCATTAAAACGACAAACATGAATACAAAGAAAGTCGAAAACGACTAGTGACAATCCAGTTTTTCTTATTTCTTTTATCAGTAATTGAAATTATAGCCCATTTTCGAAATAATATTGCGGTATCTAGATGAAATATAAACGCTTATCAAGAGAAACATTACTTTACGATCAATCGAACATCTTTGGAAAACCAAGCGAGAAGCAAGTAGACCTAACATCAAACCCACCTGCTGTCCTATCATGGTCGAAAACATCCATCATTAAGTAATTAAAGACatgtagttttcaattatctAAAGTAGTAATAAAAATACTTCATTCGAAACAGCTAGGAGTAAATGTAGCATTTACTTTACGGCAAAATAGGGTAAACAATTGATTATCATTGGGAATATTTGGCTATcggacaaaatattttttttttcaaaattcttTATTCGACAAGCAAAATATAAAAAGTATCCAAGTTTCTTTGGAATTGTTCTCGTAATTAGCAACCCACTGCCCCAAGTTTTCTATCATTGGGCAGTGATTAAAGAAAATCAATCAATGGTAACTTAGAGTCACTTGTTAGTTAATTAAGTACCCAAAGTTATGAATAAAAGATGAACTGTAGAATCATTAGCAGTTATATCTGTAAGATTATTGGAATATTAGATGTATATTTTCGTTTTCAATCACACATTGGTTTTAAGCATGGCAATGATTTTTCTATCAATCCAATTAATGCATAATGTGTAATTATTTGCGTGATTGTCTTTCTGTTCGAGCGAAAGCACGTCAAAATGCAATTAAGACAATAGTTACAAGTAAGAAATGTTCAgatacaaaaaaatgttattgattaaaaaatcttcaaatagtgaaaatattaataaagcaaTGGTAAAAATACATCACACAAAAGTCCTTGGAATGACTGAAGCACATTTTGCATACTCTATATTATAGGTATTTGTATCACAATCACGAAGTCTGCTCCCCTACCTCACACACTGTTCACAGCGTATAAATATCCATGTGAGACCGACGGGGATACAAAGTCACCGCTCATTGCATAGGTAAACGAGAACGCCGGGGAGCATCCGGTTGCTGCGCCACTCCAAACGGCGGGACTGTATGGCGCGTAATCGGAACTGGTCGGCGACGGCACGAGATCCCGGCGGTGCTGCGAGATAGACATGGTGGAGAACAGGGGCATCTGGCTGACGGTGGTGGTTCCGGTCGAGAAACACTGCGACAGTTCTTGGTATACTCGCTGGTTGCCAGAACACGACTCCGTTGGTGTAACACTTTCGAATTTCACGGCGCTGACAGTCTGTGGTGTGGCTTGCGGATGTAAATGCTGATTGGCGTGTTCCGAAGCTACTGGCGAGAGCTGAACAGGGGACTGCGATTCGGGTCTGGGCGTCAGacgatgctgttgttgttgttgctggtATCGCTGGTGCTGCAGCTGGAGCTGTGACAGAGTGTGGCTAGCGGACGGCATCTTAAGCGCGGCAGACATCTGAGCGGAGTACAGCGTAGTGTCGATGTCAATGGACTCGCCGCGGTCCAGCATGTTCAGAGTCTCTTTCAGCGCGAAGATGTAGTTATAGGCAAAACGCAGCGTCTCGATCTTAGTAAGTTTGTTTTCGTCGCCACAGTTTGGTAAGATCTTTCTCAGGCTGTCAAGAGCATCGTTGAGATTATGCATCCGAGTTCGCTCCCTATCGTTTGCCTTTGATCGTCTCGTTTTCTTTAACTTCTGGACCAACGCGGGATCGCGGTTTCGAACTCGGGACTTGGTGTACCGCTTTTTCTTTGGCGTCTCCTCCGTGTCGTCGCTTCGTTCCCGCTTCACTGACACGCCAAGAGGATTAACGAGGTCCGACACACAAGATAACGCGTGtccaaacacactgttgttcTCGAGATCGGAATCGAAAGAGTCCGACGAGAATTCGCCGCCGGTGGAAGTACATCTATTCGGGTAATGTCCCGATGACGGCGTACCGGGAGTACCGGCACTGCTCATGCTCAGTAGACTGCCCATCGGGGATCCAACGGTACTCTCTGATTCAACTGGCATCATGAAAATCCAAGTTGATGTAATAATAAAACAACTGCAATAATAAGGCACAAGTGAGCGTTTTCGTTGCTTAAAGCTGAATGTACCCCTAAATGGTGATGTTGGGGTTTTTATACAGCTTCACAGCTAAATTGGAGTCCTTTAAGGATAAAATGTCACAATGAGTCGAGAACTAACAATAGAGGGGCCAATAAGGTGGGAATAATTGTTTCCCGATAGCCAATGGGCTGCGCGCTTGCGCAACGGGTCGTGTCGAGCACGCGACTAAAACCAATACTCGCGTTTGATTGGTAGCCGGCGCGTGACTGTGTACACCTAGGACCGCCCATTTCACGGATCTGGGTTCTCTTTGGTAGCGTAAGGTTgaaaatgtgtgaaaaaaaaaCTCCATCGATTACTTCAAAATATTTGGTGATTTTATCTATATTCGTAATTCAACCTCTTGTCGCGAGCCTATACTAATTGGTGAATAAAGACGAACCCCCAGACAATCTGGTGCGAAGGCAGAACATTTAGGCAATCTCATGCCCTCTTGTTATAGAAATTTAAACACCATTTCTAAGGTAAATATTATGCAACGAAAGTGATAGAGTTCTTTAGAGGTTGAACATCAATAATAATGATGAAGCAATGAGACGGAACAAACTCACACAATAACAAGCACAGACGAACAAACACAAATTGTCATTTTAAGTTACTGTCGCATATTTTTACTGACTTTTTACTTCAATTTCTATTTCAAGTGATATATactaatttttaattaaatcatttttataatatagGCTGTCTATTTGGTTTACGTATGGGGTTGAAACAAAGACATGTAACAAACGTATAATATAAACCAGATAATATTTTTTGAACGGTCTGGTCGTTATGGCATTTGAACAACTTCATCAAGTATTTGCCAGCTATGAATGC carries:
- the LOC127869636 gene encoding neurogenic differentiation factor 4-like — translated: MPVESESTVGSPMGSLLSMSSAGTPGTPSSGHYPNRCTSTGGEFSSDSFDSDLENNSVFGHALSCVSDLVNPLGVSVKRERSDDTEETPKKKRYTKSRVRNRDPALVQKLKKTRRSKANDRERTRMHNLNDALDSLRKILPNCGDENKLTKIETLRFAYNYIFALKETLNMLDRGESIDIDTTLYSAQMSAALKMPSASHTLSQLQLQHQRYQQQQQQHRLTPRPESQSPVQLSPVASEHANQHLHPQATPQTVSAVKFESVTPTESCSGNQRVYQELSQCFSTGTTTVSQMPLFSTMSISQHRRDLVPSPTSSDYAPYSPAVWSGAATGCSPAFSFTYAMSGDFVSPSVSHGYLYAVNSV